Within Acidobacteriota bacterium, the genomic segment CGAGCGCGCGCCGGAGAACTTCGTCCAGATCCTCGGGCGCATCTGGTGGCGGCTCGACCGGGCGCTCGACGAGGCGTCGCTCCGCGCCTCGGCCCGGCTCTACCTCGCCGAGGCGCTGCTCCACGGCACCACGACGCTCATCGATCATCACGAGTCCCCGAACTTCATCGACGGTTCGCTCGATGTCATCGCGGAGGCCTGCGATGAGCTCGGGATCCGCGCCGTGCTCTGCTTTGGGGCGACCGAGCGGAATGGCGGCCGCGACGAGGCACGGCGCGGGCTTGCGGAGTGTCGCCGATTCATCAAGGCGAACACGCGCCCCCTCGTGAAGGGGATCGTCGGCCTCCATGCGCCGTTCACGGTGTCGGACGAGACGATCCGCGAAGCGGGGTCGCTCTGCGCCGAGCTTGCGACCGTTCTCCACGTGCATGTCGCGGAGGACCGCGTTGAGGTGGACGACGCGATCGGGCGCCATTACGCGGGCCCGTTCAACCGGCTGCGTGCGCTCGACGCGGTGCCTGATGGGTCGATCCTGGCGCACGGCGTCCATCTCGGCGACGCCGAGGTCCGCGAAACGGACCAGTGCGGCTGCTGGATCGTGCAGAACCCGCGGTCGAACCGGAACAACGGGGTGGGCTATCCCCGCGCCCTGGGATGCAGCATGCGGGTGGCGCTTGGCACTGACGGCTTCCCCTCGGACATGCGCGCAGAGGTTGCGGCGCTGGTCGACGAGAGCGCGCGGCACGGCGAGGACCGCGGCGTCGCGCTCGGTCGGGCGGACGCCGGACATGTGCTCGCCGCGGAACTCTCAGGGCCCATTGACGATCTCTGCGAGTTCGACGGGAGCGGCCACGTGTCGCGCCTGACGATCGGCGGGCGCGTGGTCGTGCGCAATGGGACGCTTCAAACCGGCGACGCCGAGGAAATCCGGCGGCAGGCGCGCGAGATCGCGCCCGGCGTCTGGCGGCGGATGGCCGACATCACATAAGGACCGAGAGGCACTCGTGACTCAGACCGGCTTCGATACGACCCCTGTGGATGCCGCCGTGCGCAGGCGCGCCGCGGAGCGATTCCGTGACAAAGGCATCACCCTTCCCACCTTCGCACAGCTGGCTGAACCTGCGACGATTCCTCCAGGCATCCAGCGGGCGCTGGAGGCGGTCGATCCCGACGCGCCGCACGCGCTCAACCTGTTCCGCGTCCACTGGTTCAACGACGCGTCGCGCCGCCGGCAGACCGCCGTTCCGGGACACATCGTTCTGCCCCAAGCCCTTACCGGCGTCCGGGCACGCATCGTCGTCGCGCTCGGCGATCGGTTCCCGATGATTCATGCGCACAAAGTGCTGGCCGCGTACGGCTGCCTCGTGCCGCGCATCGTCCGGGGCCATTTCGATCCGACGGCGCGCCGCGCGCTGTGGCCGTCGACCGGCAACTACTGCCGCGGCGGCGTGGCGATTTCGCGAATCATGGGCTGCCGCGGCGTGGCGATTCTGCCCGCCGGCATGAGCGAGGAGCGCTTCCGGTGGCTCGAAGAGTGGGTCACGGCACCGGGCGACATCATGCGGACGCCCGGCACGGAGAGCAACGTCAAGGAGATCTACGACGCGTGCCGGGAGCTGTCGAAGGATCCCGCGAACGTGGTTCTCAACCAGTTCTCCGAGTTCGGGAATTACCTGGCGCACTGGCACGTGACCGGCCGTGCGATGGAGCGGATCGTCGAATCGATGCGCGCGGCGGAGCCGAATCTCTCGCTGGCCGCGTTCGTGTCGGCCAGCGGGTCGGCGGGCACGCTGGCGGCGGGCGATTACCTGAAGGAGTTCTGCGGCGCGCGCGTGGCGGCGGTCGAGGCGCTCGAATGCCCGACGCTGCTGTACAACGGATTCGGGGAGCACAACATCCAGGGCATCGGCGACAAGCACGTGCCGCTCATCCACAACGTGATGAACACCGACGTGGTGGCGGGCGTATCGGACCGCGCCACCGATTCGCTCGAACTGCTGTTCAACGAGCCGGCGGGACGCGAATACCTCGTGCGCCGCCGCGGGGTGGCGCCCGAACTGGTGAACCGGCTGTCGTCTCTTGGCTTGTCCAGCATCTGCAACGTCGTGGCCTCGATCAAGGTGGCGAAGTACTTCGACCTCGGCCCCGATGATCTGGTCGTCACCGTCGCGACCGACGGTGCGATGATGTACGGCACCGAGCGGCAGAAGGCGGTCAAGAAGCACTTCGGCGGGACGTTCGACGCGCTCGCGGCCGGCGAGACATTCGGCGAGCACCTGGCCGGCGTCTCCACCGATCATCTGCTGGAGTTGAGCGCGCGCGACCGCGATCGCATCTTCAACCTGGGGTACTACACCTGGGTCGAGCAGCAGGGCGTTTCCATCGAGGACTTCGAGGCGCGCCGCTCACCGGCATTCTGGAAGAGGCTGCGCCGTACCGTGCCGCAATGGGACGAGATGATCGCGGAGTTCAACCGCGAGGTGGGCGTCGAGGCCGCGATCTGATGGCAGCGTTCCGGCTGGTATGCGCAGCGTGCGGCACGTCGGTTTCAGCGAGCGGCGTCGCTCCCCCGCCGTTTCGGTGCCCCTCGGCCGGCGCGTTGCCGGATGCCGATCATGTCGTCACCAAGCTGCTGGGCGATACGGCGCCACCGTGGCCGGCCGGAGGTGAGAACAACCCGTTCGTCCGCTATCGCACGCTGCTCTTGTCGTACGACGTGGCCCGTACGGCGGGCGCGTCCGATGCAGACTACGTCGAGCGCGTCGAGCGACTGGACAGCGCGGTGGCCACGGTCGCGGGCCATGGATTCAGGGTCACGCCGTTCAGCCGCCACGCCGCCCTCTCCGATGCGCTCGGGTTCTCCCCGCGCGGCGGCGTCTGGGTGAAGGACGAGACCGGCAACGTCTCAGGCTCGCACAAGGGGCGGCATCTTGCCGGGATCATGCTGCACCTGGTGGCGAATAAGTGGGACAGTCACACTTTTCCCGGCGCGGATCAGCGGGAAAAGTGTGACTGTCCCACTTATTCGCTGGCGATCGCCAGCTGCGGCAACGCCGCGCTGGCGGCTGCGGTGGTGGCACGCGCGGCGGGATGGACCCTGCACGCGTTCATTCCGCCTGATGCCGATCCTGGCGTCGTCGAACGGCTGCGCGATCTCGGCGCTTCACTCGTCGTCTGTCCTCGCCGGCCGGGAGAAATCGGGGACCCCTGCTATCTCCGCTTCAAGGAGGCGCTCGCCGAGGGAGCCCTGCCCTTCTGCTGCCAGGGGCCGGACAACGGGCTCACGATCGAGGGGGGCGAGACGCTCGCGTACGAAATGATCGATCAGGCCGGCGGCACGGAACTCGACGGTCTCGTCGTGCAAGTGGGGGGCGGCGCGCTGGCGAGCGCGTGCATCCAGGGCTTCGATCGCGCGGTTGCCCTCGGCCGGCTCCGGCGCGGGCCTCGGATCTACACCATGCAGACGAGGGCTGCGGCGCCGCTCGCGCGCGCGTATGAACGCGTGGCCGGACGCGCGCATTGCACCGGCCTCGACGAGGCGGTTCGCTATGCGGCCACGCACCGGCCGGAGTTCATGTGGCCGTGGGAATCAGAGCCGCGCAGCATCGCGCACGGCATCCTCGACGACGAGACGTACGACTGGCTCGCGGTGGTGCGCGGGATGCTGGAAAGTGGCGGACGGCCGGTGGTGGTGGATGAAGCCACGCTGGTCGCGGCCAACGCGTGCGCCCGCGAGACGACGGGGATCAACGTCGATCACACCGGCTCGGCGGGGCTCGCGGGGCTGTTTGACCTGCGCGCCCGCGGTGTGATCACCGCCGAGGCGAACATCGCCGTCATCTTTTCCGGGATCCGGCGGTGACCGTCCCGGGGCACGCGGCGGCTTACTGCACGCGCAACGCCTGCATGGGATCGATGCGCAGCGCGCGGCGCGCGGGCAGGTAGCACGCCAGCGCCGCGACGCCGACCAGGAGCGTCCAGGAGAACAGCGCGGCGCCGGGCCTGAGCTCGTCCATCTGCGGCAACGCCGCGGCCATCAGGCGGCTGATCGCCACCGTTCCCGCCAGCCCCACCAGGCTGCCGGCGGCCACCGCCACCAGACCGCTTTTCACAAACAACCGGATGATGTGCCCGCTCTGCGCGCCAAGGCTGACCCGCACGCCAACCTCACGAGTCCGCTGCGCCACCGAGTAGCTGACGAGCCCGTACACGCCGATTGCGCTGAGCAGCACGGCAACTCCCGAAAACGTGCCCAGCAGCAACAGTGTGAACCGCGGTGCCCGCGAGGACCGCGCGATCCGTTCGGCCATCAGGAGCGGCGATCCCACCCGCAGCGACGGGTCCGCGGTGCGGACGCGCTCCCGGATGGCCGGCAGCGCCGCCTCCAGGTTGTCGGCACGCACGACGAGATAGGTGGCCCACCGAGGCGACTGCGCGTAGGGGAAGTAGACTTCCGGCTGCGGCGGCACTGCCGCGCGGAACTCCTGCAGGAGATCGCCGGCGACGCCGACGATCGTCACCGCGCCGCCGCCGCGCGCGGACACGACTCGCGCGCCAATCGGATCGGGGGCGGTCACGTACTTGCGGGCGAATGCCTCGTTCACGATCGCGACGGCGGGAGCGCCAGCCCGGTCCTGCGCGGTGAAATCGCGGCCGCGTCGCAGCGTCGCGCCGAGCGTGCGGAAGTAGCCGGGCGCCACGTTGAAATACCTTGCCGGTCCGGAAGCGGTCGGCCCTGAGCCGTCGTCGACTCGAAGCTCCATCGTCTCGGGCCCGCCGAAGAGTGGACCACCGGAGACTGCGCTCGCAGAGCGGACGCCGGGAATTCCCCGGATCTCGTCGATCGCCCGCGCGTAGCCGGCCGCCACTTCGGCTCCTTTTCTTTCGAGCGGCGTGAAAACCGACACCATGGCCAGG encodes:
- a CDS encoding amidohydrolase family protein, which gives rise to MAADRRLSARGFVNAHTHIYSGLAPFGMPAPERAPENFVQILGRIWWRLDRALDEASLRASARLYLAEALLHGTTTLIDHHESPNFIDGSLDVIAEACDELGIRAVLCFGATERNGGRDEARRGLAECRRFIKANTRPLVKGIVGLHAPFTVSDETIREAGSLCAELATVLHVHVAEDRVEVDDAIGRHYAGPFNRLRALDAVPDGSILAHGVHLGDAEVRETDQCGCWIVQNPRSNRNNGVGYPRALGCSMRVALGTDGFPSDMRAEVAALVDESARHGEDRGVALGRADAGHVLAAELSGPIDDLCEFDGSGHVSRLTIGGRVVVRNGTLQTGDAEEIRRQAREIAPGVWRRMADIT
- a CDS encoding pyridoxal-5'-phosphate-dependent protein subunit beta, whose amino-acid sequence is MTQTGFDTTPVDAAVRRRAAERFRDKGITLPTFAQLAEPATIPPGIQRALEAVDPDAPHALNLFRVHWFNDASRRRQTAVPGHIVLPQALTGVRARIVVALGDRFPMIHAHKVLAAYGCLVPRIVRGHFDPTARRALWPSTGNYCRGGVAISRIMGCRGVAILPAGMSEERFRWLEEWVTAPGDIMRTPGTESNVKEIYDACRELSKDPANVVLNQFSEFGNYLAHWHVTGRAMERIVESMRAAEPNLSLAAFVSASGSAGTLAAGDYLKEFCGARVAAVEALECPTLLYNGFGEHNIQGIGDKHVPLIHNVMNTDVVAGVSDRATDSLELLFNEPAGREYLVRRRGVAPELVNRLSSLGLSSICNVVASIKVAKYFDLGPDDLVVTVATDGAMMYGTERQKAVKKHFGGTFDALAAGETFGEHLAGVSTDHLLELSARDRDRIFNLGYYTWVEQQGVSIEDFEARRSPAFWKRLRRTVPQWDEMIAEFNREVGVEAAI
- a CDS encoding pyridoxal-phosphate dependent enzyme, with amino-acid sequence MAAFRLVCAACGTSVSASGVAPPPFRCPSAGALPDADHVVTKLLGDTAPPWPAGGENNPFVRYRTLLLSYDVARTAGASDADYVERVERLDSAVATVAGHGFRVTPFSRHAALSDALGFSPRGGVWVKDETGNVSGSHKGRHLAGIMLHLVANKWDSHTFPGADQREKCDCPTYSLAIASCGNAALAAAVVARAAGWTLHAFIPPDADPGVVERLRDLGASLVVCPRRPGEIGDPCYLRFKEALAEGALPFCCQGPDNGLTIEGGETLAYEMIDQAGGTELDGLVVQVGGGALASACIQGFDRAVALGRLRRGPRIYTMQTRAAAPLARAYERVAGRAHCTGLDEAVRYAATHRPEFMWPWESEPRSIAHGILDDETYDWLAVVRGMLESGGRPVVVDEATLVAANACARETTGINVDHTGSAGLAGLFDLRARGVITAEANIAVIFSGIRR